In Paracholeplasma morum, a single genomic region encodes these proteins:
- the fmt gene encoding methionyl-tRNA formyltransferase codes for MNIVFMGTPSYAVPSLAYLHVTYGVKLVVTQPDKKIGRKGEIEHSPVKKYALEHNIPVFQPIKMRQDYQTILDVKPDLIITAAYGQMIPNVILDSAISLNLHGSLLPKYRGGAPVQYAIKNGDTVTGVTLMYMAQKMDAGDMIAKKETEIFPEDTTETLMNKLSMLAKELLEEELDSVIKGTNNRIKQDESLVSFAYNIKPEEETLDFNMNSDSIINHLRSLLPQPAGSIFINNVRIKVYEMKKSDIIVTGKPGEIISDRKELIVCTADGAVSITKIQPENKKIMATTDFLNGQKILKKGDIFNQ; via the coding sequence ATGAACATAGTATTCATGGGAACCCCAAGTTATGCAGTGCCGTCTTTGGCTTATTTGCACGTAACCTACGGGGTAAAACTGGTTGTGACACAACCTGATAAAAAGATTGGACGTAAAGGTGAGATTGAACACAGTCCAGTTAAAAAGTATGCTCTCGAGCACAATATTCCTGTTTTTCAACCGATTAAAATGAGACAGGATTATCAAACCATATTGGATGTTAAACCTGATTTAATCATTACTGCAGCATATGGGCAAATGATTCCAAATGTTATTTTGGATTCAGCAATCTCATTAAATCTACATGGAAGTCTACTGCCTAAGTACCGTGGAGGCGCACCAGTACAATATGCCATCAAAAACGGAGATACTGTGACTGGCGTTACTTTAATGTACATGGCTCAAAAAATGGATGCTGGCGATATGATTGCTAAAAAAGAAACGGAAATTTTCCCCGAAGATACTACAGAAACCTTAATGAATAAACTGAGTATGCTTGCAAAAGAACTTCTAGAAGAAGAACTAGATAGTGTAATCAAAGGGACAAATAATCGTATTAAGCAAGATGAATCACTGGTTTCTTTTGCATACAATATTAAACCAGAAGAAGAAACTTTAGATTTTAACATGAATTCAGATAGCATAATCAACCATTTAAGATCACTTTTACCTCAACCGGCAGGCTCAATTTTCATTAATAATGTACGGATTAAGGTGTATGAAATGAAAAAAAGTGATATAATTGTAACTGGAAAGCCGGGCGAAATCATTAGCGACAGAAAAGAACTAATTGTCTGCACCGCTGATGGGGCTGTATCTATTACAAAGATTCAACCAGAAAACAAAAAAATTATGGCAACAACTGACTTTTTAAATGGACAAAAAATTTTAAAAAAGGGAGATATATTTAACCAATGA
- a CDS encoding SPFH domain-containing protein: MFNVLATNPGTVVLVILLILLVVALLVALSSVRIVRQTQSMVIERLGRYYTTWNTGIHWLVPFLDRVSKVVVLKEIVNDYAPQPVITKDNVTIQIDTVVYYQITDPKAFAYGVDNPNRALETLSATTLRNIIGAIDLDQALTSRELINGKMRIILDEATDPWGIKVIRVELKNIIPPKDIREAMEKQMRAEREKRQSILIAEGEKQSAILKAEGFKLSQILEAEAQKESAILRATGEAEAILRVQEATAKGIAMIKDAKADHAVLTMKGYEAMVEVSKGQATKLIIPSELQGLASMVAAGKEVFSDSPTQDKK, from the coding sequence ATGTTTAATGTATTAGCAACAAATCCAGGTACAGTCGTATTAGTTATTTTGTTGATTTTATTAGTTGTCGCACTTTTGGTTGCATTATCAAGTGTCAGAATTGTTAGACAAACTCAATCGATGGTTATTGAAAGACTAGGTCGTTATTACACGACTTGGAATACCGGTATTCACTGGTTAGTCCCATTCTTAGACCGCGTTTCAAAAGTAGTAGTGCTAAAAGAAATCGTTAACGATTATGCACCACAACCGGTTATTACTAAAGATAATGTTACGATTCAAATCGATACAGTTGTCTATTATCAAATTACCGATCCAAAAGCATTTGCTTATGGTGTAGATAACCCTAATAGAGCACTTGAAACATTATCTGCAACAACGTTACGTAATATCATTGGGGCGATTGATTTAGACCAAGCACTTACTAGCCGTGAGTTAATCAATGGTAAAATGCGTATTATTTTGGATGAAGCAACCGATCCATGGGGGATAAAAGTTATCCGTGTCGAGTTAAAGAACATTATTCCACCAAAAGACATTAGAGAAGCCATGGAAAAGCAAATGCGTGCAGAACGTGAAAAACGACAAAGCATTCTGATTGCTGAAGGGGAAAAGCAAAGTGCGATTCTAAAAGCCGAAGGGTTCAAGTTATCACAAATTCTTGAAGCTGAAGCTCAAAAGGAATCTGCAATTCTTCGTGCAACTGGGGAAGCTGAAGCGATTTTACGAGTTCAAGAAGCTACTGCAAAAGGTATCGCAATGATAAAAGATGCTAAAGCAGATCATGCTGTATTAACCATGAAAGGTTATGAAGCAATGGTTGAAGTATCTAAAGGTCAAGCAACTAAGTTGATTATTCCTTCAGAACTACAAGGTTTAGCAAGTATGGTAGCAGCTGGTAAAGAAGTATTCTCTGATTCACCAACTCAAGATAAAAAGTAA
- the priA gene encoding replication restart helicase PriA — MFAKVIIDLKTQEIESTYDYIVPSSMVGILKVGMRVYVPFGYQKRLGLVIELTKTSIDANKEILTVLDMAPIVNDSQLKLIDYIESRSFVSKAMAFSLIVPLGLHLDYRKQLLLTDKSNAFWTEMIANKTVYLDELSPSLLKKVKSQVEEGMLLLVDTYKDRKSIQYEKQYSVKNHPKVLTEKRQQIIQLIKSGIDKESSLLEEGISKSIINTLLEQGVLSYHLVEKKRKSRLLYQKKTESIILTQEQTNAISEISKSIGEYKRFLLHGVVSSGKTEVFVEVKKKLGNKPILIIVPEVTQVFQMAAYFELSFEDVYIIHSKLSSQERYDTWRAIKENDANVIIGTKQALFLPFKELGAIIIDECHDSNYIEANQPRYDSNEIAQVLSRQMNLPLILSTATPTIVQYYDSQMGKMTYLGLEKSIRNTLRTIRIVDMKQELLNGNLSMFSNDLKKGINGLKPKEQAMILVNRRGYANFMMCRECGFVPICDTCLTNLVYHKQKNKLICHHCGKNYPVRNTCPSCNSNKIKPVGTGIEQVEQSFKETFNQKKVIRLDSDVANKTKAEEMLFLFKEKEYDVLIGTQLIAKGHDFDVSLSAVMLAELGLKLPSYLANEHTYNLLKQMIGRSGRYQDGLSLIQTYSPNHFVFESLSEPYEVFYTQELENRRLGHFPPFTNMVQIRFGHKNEDELDETLNRIKRDIIKTHSQYTVLGPSDSFIHYANGLFYSNLTIKAPKRLDLTPVLRNLKLKYKHLFIDINPYEDFL, encoded by the coding sequence ATGTTTGCAAAAGTCATTATTGATTTAAAAACTCAAGAAATTGAATCTACCTATGACTACATAGTCCCTTCCAGTATGGTAGGGATTTTAAAAGTTGGCATGCGTGTTTATGTACCTTTTGGTTATCAAAAAAGACTTGGGTTAGTCATTGAACTTACAAAGACTTCTATTGATGCAAACAAAGAGATATTAACAGTTCTAGATATGGCACCAATCGTGAACGATTCCCAGCTTAAACTTATAGACTATATTGAATCGAGATCTTTCGTAAGTAAAGCGATGGCTTTTTCCCTAATTGTGCCTTTAGGACTTCATCTGGATTATCGCAAACAGCTCTTACTAACCGATAAGAGTAATGCATTTTGGACAGAAATGATTGCCAATAAGACAGTCTATCTAGATGAGCTCTCACCGTCATTATTGAAAAAAGTTAAGTCTCAAGTTGAAGAAGGTATGCTTCTTTTAGTAGACACTTATAAAGACCGAAAAAGCATCCAATATGAAAAACAATATAGTGTCAAGAATCATCCGAAAGTATTGACTGAAAAAAGACAACAAATCATTCAGCTAATCAAAAGTGGTATCGATAAAGAATCTAGTTTGCTAGAAGAAGGCATATCTAAAAGTATAATAAATACGCTTTTAGAACAAGGTGTACTTTCATATCATCTTGTTGAAAAAAAGCGAAAGAGTCGCTTATTGTATCAAAAGAAAACTGAGTCCATCATACTGACACAAGAACAAACGAATGCAATTAGTGAAATAAGTAAAAGTATCGGAGAATATAAGCGCTTCTTACTACATGGAGTGGTAAGTTCTGGTAAAACTGAAGTATTTGTTGAAGTTAAGAAGAAACTAGGGAATAAACCTATTTTAATCATTGTTCCAGAAGTAACCCAAGTGTTCCAAATGGCCGCTTACTTTGAGTTATCATTTGAGGATGTTTATATCATTCATTCTAAGCTCTCATCGCAAGAGCGATATGACACTTGGCGTGCAATCAAAGAGAACGATGCGAATGTAATCATCGGGACAAAACAAGCACTATTCTTGCCGTTTAAAGAGCTTGGAGCAATCATAATCGATGAATGTCATGATTCAAATTATATCGAAGCTAATCAACCAAGATATGATTCAAATGAAATTGCCCAAGTGTTATCTAGACAAATGAATTTACCCCTAATTTTATCAACTGCTACCCCAACAATTGTTCAATACTATGATTCACAGATGGGGAAAATGACTTATCTTGGATTAGAAAAATCAATCAGAAACACATTGAGAACTATCCGAATTGTTGACATGAAACAAGAACTATTAAATGGTAATTTATCGATGTTTTCTAATGATCTAAAAAAAGGAATCAACGGGCTTAAACCTAAAGAACAAGCGATGATTCTTGTTAATAGACGAGGCTATGCGAATTTTATGATGTGTAGAGAATGTGGGTTTGTACCAATCTGTGATACATGCTTGACAAACCTAGTCTATCACAAGCAAAAAAACAAACTAATATGTCATCACTGTGGAAAAAACTATCCAGTCAGAAACACTTGTCCTTCCTGTAATTCCAATAAAATCAAACCGGTTGGAACTGGCATTGAACAAGTAGAACAGTCATTTAAAGAAACATTCAATCAAAAGAAAGTCATTCGTTTGGATAGTGATGTCGCTAATAAAACGAAGGCAGAAGAGATGCTCTTCCTATTTAAAGAAAAAGAGTATGATGTTTTGATTGGGACACAACTCATTGCCAAAGGGCATGATTTTGATGTATCACTAAGTGCAGTGATGTTAGCTGAACTTGGGCTTAAACTACCAAGTTATTTGGCAAATGAACACACCTATAACCTCTTGAAACAAATGATTGGCAGAAGTGGACGCTATCAGGATGGCCTTAGCCTAATACAGACGTATAGTCCGAATCATTTTGTATTTGAATCCCTAAGTGAGCCTTACGAAGTGTTTTATACTCAGGAACTTGAAAACAGACGTCTGGGGCATTTCCCCCCTTTTACGAACATGGTTCAAATTAGGTTTGGACATAAGAATGAAGATGAACTAGACGAAACCCTAAACAGAATAAAAAGGGATATCATTAAGACACATTCACAGTATACAGTCTTAGGTCCAAGTGATTCATTCATCCATTATGCAAATGGCTTATTTTATTCTAACTTAACGATTAAAGCACCGAAGCGTTTAGATTTAACGCCAGTATTAAGAAATCTTAAACTAAAATATAAACACTTATTTATTGACATCAATCCTTACGAGGATTTCTTATAG
- a CDS encoding NfeD family protein has product MSPNEVLMIIIWSVVLVGTIVVELETSDLVTIWFTIGAVAALVAAALGVWIVYQFAIFIVVSLVLLFATRPLSKRFMDKEVIRTNADRMIGMHGIVTTEIPFDGKGEVKVNSQVWTAFSTSKTPIIQGTRVVILDIVGNKLLVDVLKEEI; this is encoded by the coding sequence ATTTGGTCTGTGGTTCTAGTTGGCACGATTGTAGTGGAACTTGAAACATCTGATCTTGTAACGATTTGGTTTACTATTGGGGCTGTAGCTGCACTGGTTGCTGCTGCGCTTGGTGTATGGATTGTCTATCAATTTGCAATCTTCATTGTTGTTTCACTTGTATTGTTATTTGCCACTAGACCACTTAGTAAACGGTTCATGGATAAAGAGGTTATTAGGACCAATGCAGACCGTATGATTGGCATGCACGGGATTGTAACCACAGAAATACCTTTTGATGGCAAAGGTGAAGTTAAAGTTAATTCTCAAGTTTGGACTGCATTCTCAACTTCAAAAACGCCAATTATTCAAGGCACAAGAGTCGTCATTCTCGACATCGTAGGAAATAAACTTCTTGTCGATGTCTTAAAAGAAGAAATATAA